DNA from Methanomassiliicoccus luminyensis B10:
GTGAACGAGGGACGGCGCCCTGACCACATGCCCGCCGTAGAAGTGGGCGATGCCCTGGTGGCCCAGGCACACTCCCAGGGTCGGGATATCGTGGGACAGGGTCTGCAGCACCTCGCCGCAGATGCCGAAGTCTCGGGGTACGGAAGGCATGCCCGGTCCGGGGGAGATGACGATGGCGCCGGGGTCCAGCGCCTTAACGCCTTCGACGTCGACGGCATCGTTGCGGAACACCGCGCACTTCGCGCCCAGCTCCTCCAGGGCGTCCTTGAGGTTGTACACGAACGAATCGTAGTTGTCGATCAGGACCACCTTCATGCCATCCCCTCCCCGGCCTGGCGGAGGGCGGACCTGAGCGCGCCGAGCTTCTGCTCGGTTTCCTGAAACTCCTTGGCGGGGTCGGAATCGGCGACGATGCCCGCTCCCGCTTGAAAGTACAGCTTGCCCCCGGTGGCGAAGGCCGAGCGGATCGTTATCGCCGAGTCGAGGTTGCCGTTCATGGAGATGTAGCCCACGCCGCCGGCGTACGGCCCCCTGCTGACGCCCTCGACCTCGCCGATGATCTCCATGGCGCGGGGTTTGGGCGCGCCGGACACCGTCCCGGCGGGGAAGACCGAGCACAGCGCGTCCACCGGCTCGCAGCCCTTGGCCAGGGTGCCCTGGACCTTCGATACGATGTGCTGCACGTGGGAGAACTCCTCCACCCTCATGTACTCCGGGACCCCCACCGAACCGCCCTCGCACACCCGGCCCAGATCGTTGCGGGCCAGGTCCACCAGCATGGCGTGCTCGGCCCTCTCTTTCTCATCGTGCAGGAGGTCCTCGCGGTACCTCTTCCTCTCCCGGAGGCCGCTGCCCAGCGGCCTGGTCCCGGCGATGGGGAAGGTGGTGGCCTCCCTCCCGCGCACGGTCAGCAGCGTCTCCGGGCTGGAGCCGAGCACGGTCCTCTCCCCGAAGTCTAGGTAGAACATGTAGGGGGACGGGTTCAGGGTCCTGAGCGCCTCATACAGGTTCAGGAGGTCGCCCCGGTAGCCGGAGGCGAGCCTCCGGGAGATGACGGTCTGGAACGTCTCTCCGTCGGTGATCCTAGACTTCACCGTCTGCACCCCCTCCTCGAACGCCTCCTGCGTCGTCTCGGACCTGGGAGCATCGGCCTTGAAGCCCCTGGGATCCGGTTCTCGCAGCGCTGCCACGTGCTCCAGGAGCGCTCCCTCCTCCTTGCCGATCCCCAAGTAGTATGCCTGGAAGTTGGAATGGTCGTAGATCAGGCACTCCCGGTACAGCCCGAGCTCGAACTCCGGGAACTCGGAGGGGAACGGCCGCACCGAGGCGGGCTCGGCCTGCCTGGCGAACTCGTAGGAGAAGTAGCCGACCAGCCCGCCGGCGAAGGGGAACATGGTGATGGGG
Protein-coding regions in this window:
- a CDS encoding anthranilate synthase component II is translated as MKVVLIDNYDSFVYNLKDALEELGAKCAVFRNDAVDVEGVKALDPGAIVISPGPGMPSVPRDFGICGEVLQTLSHDIPTLGVCLGHQGIAHFYGGHVVRAPSLVHGKASLVHHNGEGPFSGLPDPFVAGRYHSFMVAPELPSCLEVTARTEDGIIMGLRHKEYPIVGVQFHPESVLTPLGKKLLMNFLREAEA
- a CDS encoding anthranilate synthase component I family protein, translating into MEPIDIKLQRLDLALPPFEAYRRLRPGFKSSFMLESAVGGAKTVAYSFMGFGPSEIISCKDGKVSGGIGLDHLRERPVDFLRATCKDFTLPITMFPFAGGLVGYFSYEFARQAEPASVRPFPSEFPEFELGLYRECLIYDHSNFQAYYLGIGKEEGALLEHVAALREPDPRGFKADAPRSETTQEAFEEGVQTVKSRITDGETFQTVISRRLASGYRGDLLNLYEALRTLNPSPYMFYLDFGERTVLGSSPETLLTVRGREATTFPIAGTRPLGSGLRERKRYREDLLHDEKERAEHAMLVDLARNDLGRVCEGGSVGVPEYMRVEEFSHVQHIVSKVQGTLAKGCEPVDALCSVFPAGTVSGAPKPRAMEIIGEVEGVSRGPYAGGVGYISMNGNLDSAITIRSAFATGGKLYFQAGAGIVADSDPAKEFQETEQKLGALRSALRQAGEGMA